In a single window of the Allobranchiibius huperziae genome:
- a CDS encoding class I SAM-dependent methyltransferase, translating to MDSERRPGRPAGRGSGTITSDGCPVEIYAALPPHGEADIVHAALPAGAAVLDLGCGPGRIADPLVALGHRVVAVDDSPGMLAYLQAAEPVHSTIETLQLPERFDGVVLAGVLINTFDPAQRSRFLRAAVRHMTPDATLVLQRHAPGWAEAVTPSVWNDGPVALELKDVVRHGDGLVSATLVHTLGELVEEQDFTARVLDDTQLAAVLRDAGLVFDRVLTHDQCWVSAHLPR from the coding sequence ATGGACAGCGAACGTCGACCGGGACGCCCCGCGGGTCGAGGCAGCGGCACGATCACCTCAGACGGTTGTCCGGTCGAGATCTACGCGGCACTCCCGCCGCACGGTGAAGCGGACATCGTCCACGCCGCCCTTCCGGCCGGCGCGGCGGTCCTCGACCTGGGATGCGGGCCCGGGCGCATCGCGGATCCGCTGGTTGCGTTGGGGCACCGGGTTGTCGCGGTCGATGACTCTCCGGGCATGCTCGCGTATCTGCAGGCGGCTGAACCGGTCCACAGCACCATCGAGACGCTGCAGCTCCCCGAGCGCTTCGACGGGGTCGTCCTGGCAGGCGTGCTGATCAACACCTTCGACCCGGCGCAACGGTCGCGGTTCCTGCGGGCCGCCGTACGGCACATGACGCCCGACGCCACCCTCGTGCTGCAGCGGCACGCTCCGGGTTGGGCCGAGGCCGTGACCCCCTCGGTGTGGAACGACGGCCCTGTCGCCCTGGAGCTGAAGGACGTCGTCCGCCATGGGGACGGGCTCGTATCAGCGACGTTGGTGCACACGCTGGGGGAGCTCGTGGAAGAACAGGACTTCACCGCACGAGTCCTCGATGACACGCAGCTCGCGGCGGTGCTGCGCGACGCCGGGCTCGTCTTCGACCGCGTCCTCACCCACGACCAGTGCTGGGTGTCCGCTCACCTCCCGCGCTGA
- a CDS encoding metallophosphoesterase family protein yields the protein MARLLHLSDTHLLGPGSTSPHPDIDPEDRLIAVLSAATAEGPFDAVVVTGDISDDGSGDAVRRVHDLVRPLAPIVVAVPGNHDDTDVVAQVFGTALVRVGAWTIRGAATNVPGEVAGRADPVLDLLGECDGPTVVLMHHPVRSRSAHPWFTLRGAAALEQRLRDHRTPMILLSGHLHQPYEDTVGGVRLYGAPATFYGIAHDGEEWTPHGAPTGALIVDLGEDGTSSARLIDA from the coding sequence ATGGCGCGTCTGTTGCATCTGTCCGACACCCATCTGCTCGGGCCGGGGTCGACATCGCCGCATCCGGACATCGATCCGGAGGATCGGCTGATCGCGGTGCTCTCAGCGGCAACCGCCGAAGGGCCGTTCGACGCGGTCGTGGTGACCGGCGATATCTCCGATGACGGCTCCGGTGACGCGGTCCGACGTGTTCACGACCTCGTGCGTCCGCTCGCGCCGATCGTGGTGGCCGTGCCCGGCAACCACGACGACACCGACGTCGTCGCGCAGGTGTTCGGCACTGCGCTCGTGCGGGTCGGTGCGTGGACGATCCGCGGCGCAGCGACCAACGTGCCCGGCGAGGTGGCCGGTCGAGCAGACCCGGTGCTGGACCTGTTGGGCGAGTGCGACGGCCCGACGGTCGTGCTGATGCACCACCCGGTGCGGTCGCGCAGCGCGCATCCCTGGTTCACGCTGCGCGGTGCCGCCGCGCTGGAGCAACGGCTGCGCGACCACCGAACACCGATGATCCTGCTCAGCGGACACCTGCACCAGCCCTACGAAGACACCGTCGGCGGCGTGCGTTTGTACGGCGCGCCCGCGACCTTCTACGGGATCGCGCACGACGGAGAGGAGTGGACACCGCACGGCGCTCCGACGGGTGCTCTGATCGTCGACCTCGGTGAGGACGGAACGAGTTCGGCGCGGCTCATCGACGCCTGA
- a CDS encoding acetate uptake transporter: protein MATNDPTPVITPGSHLADPAPLGLAAFALTTAVLSAVNAGWVPASVLPVVFGLTLAYGGIAQFAAGMWEFARGNTFGATAFGSYGAFWLSYWWLTAHSGLDKIPAKDASKGVGLYLLVWGIFTVMMTIATSRIALGLFAVFVLLSITFLLLAWGNFATSDSIVKAGGYVGLATAVGAWYMALAGVLSFTHKRSMLPIGPR, encoded by the coding sequence ATGGCTACGAACGATCCGACACCCGTCATCACCCCAGGGTCGCACCTGGCGGACCCGGCGCCGCTCGGACTGGCCGCTTTCGCGCTGACGACCGCCGTGCTCAGCGCGGTGAACGCCGGATGGGTCCCGGCGAGCGTGCTACCCGTGGTCTTCGGTCTCACGCTGGCCTACGGCGGCATCGCGCAGTTCGCCGCCGGCATGTGGGAGTTCGCGCGCGGCAACACCTTCGGTGCGACCGCGTTCGGGTCGTACGGAGCGTTCTGGTTGTCCTACTGGTGGCTCACCGCCCACTCCGGCCTGGACAAGATCCCCGCCAAGGACGCCTCGAAGGGCGTAGGCCTCTACCTGCTCGTCTGGGGCATCTTCACCGTCATGATGACCATCGCGACGAGCCGGATCGCGCTCGGTCTCTTCGCGGTGTTCGTGCTGTTGAGCATCACCTTCCTGCTTCTGGCCTGGGGCAACTTCGCCACCTCCGACTCGATCGTCAAGGCCGGCGGATACGTTGGTCTGGCGACGGCGGTGGGCGCTTGGTACATGGCGCTCGCCGGTGTCCTGTCGTTCACGCACAAGCGGTCGATGCTGCCTATCGGACCGCGCTGA
- the acs gene encoding acetate--CoA ligase, whose product MSNETLANLAHEDRRFEPPKELAEHANVTAAAYDEADADPEAFWAKAAERISWDTKWDRVLDWDNPPFAKWFVGGKLNAAYNCVDRHVEAGNGDRVAFHWVGEPADDTRDITYAQLKDQVSQAANTLIELGVKTGDRVAIYMPMIPETVVAMLACARLGAPHTVVFGGFSSSALRDRIQDCDAHVVITSDGGYRRGAPAALKPAVDEAVAQCPGVEHVLVVRRTGEDVTWDDQRDVWWHDTVEKASTDHTPEAFDAEHPLYVMYTSGTTGKPKGILHTTGGYLVGTSWTHWAVFDLKPETDVYWTAADIGWVTGHSYIVYGPLANGATSVMYEGTPDTPHKGRWWEIVAKYKVTTLYCAPTAIRTFMKWGRDIPAEHDLSSLRLLGSVGEPINPEAYIWYRDQIGGGKTPVMDTWWQTETGMHMISPLPGVTAGKPGSAMKAIPGVSVDVVDDDGESVGNGNGGYLVVTKPWPAMLRTIWGDDERFKETYWERYAAKGYYFAGDGAKLDDDGDIWVLGRVDDVMNVSGHRLSTTEIESALVSHPKVAEAAVVGATDEQSGQAINAFVILRESALKGGEEAPDALITELRNHVASEIGAIAKPKSILVVPELPKTRSGKIMRRLLRDVAEHRDVGDVTTLADSSVMDQIQEGVGKGSGDE is encoded by the coding sequence ATGAGCAACGAGACCCTGGCCAACCTGGCCCACGAAGACCGTCGTTTCGAACCGCCGAAGGAGCTCGCCGAGCACGCCAACGTGACTGCGGCGGCGTACGACGAGGCGGACGCCGACCCGGAGGCCTTCTGGGCGAAGGCGGCTGAGCGCATCTCGTGGGATACCAAGTGGGATCGCGTGCTCGACTGGGACAACCCGCCGTTCGCGAAGTGGTTCGTCGGCGGCAAGCTCAACGCGGCGTACAACTGCGTGGACCGGCACGTCGAGGCCGGCAACGGCGACCGGGTGGCCTTCCACTGGGTCGGTGAGCCGGCCGACGACACCCGCGACATCACGTACGCGCAGTTGAAGGACCAGGTCAGCCAGGCCGCGAACACGCTGATCGAGCTCGGCGTGAAGACCGGGGACCGGGTCGCCATCTACATGCCGATGATCCCCGAGACCGTGGTGGCGATGCTCGCCTGCGCACGTCTGGGCGCCCCGCACACGGTGGTCTTCGGCGGCTTCTCCTCCTCGGCGCTGCGCGACCGGATCCAGGACTGCGACGCGCACGTGGTGATCACCTCCGACGGCGGCTACCGTCGGGGCGCGCCGGCCGCTCTGAAGCCGGCGGTCGACGAAGCGGTGGCGCAGTGCCCGGGCGTCGAGCACGTGCTCGTCGTACGCCGCACCGGCGAGGACGTCACATGGGACGACCAGCGCGACGTGTGGTGGCACGACACGGTCGAGAAGGCGAGCACCGACCACACCCCCGAGGCGTTCGACGCCGAGCACCCGCTCTACGTCATGTACACCTCCGGCACGACGGGCAAGCCCAAGGGCATCCTGCACACGACCGGCGGCTACCTGGTCGGCACGTCCTGGACGCACTGGGCGGTCTTCGACCTCAAGCCGGAGACCGACGTCTACTGGACCGCCGCCGACATCGGCTGGGTCACCGGGCACAGCTACATCGTCTACGGACCACTCGCCAACGGTGCGACGTCCGTGATGTACGAGGGCACACCGGACACCCCGCACAAGGGCCGCTGGTGGGAGATCGTGGCGAAGTACAAGGTCACCACGCTCTACTGCGCCCCGACCGCGATCCGCACCTTCATGAAGTGGGGCCGCGACATCCCGGCCGAGCACGACCTGTCGTCGCTCCGGCTGCTCGGCTCGGTCGGCGAGCCGATCAACCCCGAGGCGTACATCTGGTACCGCGACCAGATCGGCGGCGGGAAGACGCCGGTCATGGACACGTGGTGGCAGACCGAGACCGGCATGCACATGATCAGCCCGCTGCCGGGAGTGACTGCGGGCAAACCGGGTTCGGCCATGAAGGCGATCCCCGGTGTGTCGGTGGACGTCGTGGACGACGACGGCGAGAGCGTCGGCAACGGCAACGGCGGCTACCTGGTCGTCACCAAACCGTGGCCGGCGATGCTGCGCACCATCTGGGGTGACGACGAGCGGTTCAAGGAGACCTACTGGGAGCGGTACGCCGCGAAGGGCTACTACTTCGCGGGGGACGGCGCCAAGCTCGACGACGACGGCGACATCTGGGTGCTCGGTCGCGTGGACGACGTGATGAACGTGTCCGGCCACCGGCTCTCGACCACCGAGATCGAGTCGGCACTGGTCTCCCACCCGAAGGTGGCCGAGGCTGCAGTGGTCGGCGCGACCGACGAGCAGAGCGGGCAGGCGATCAACGCGTTCGTCATCCTGCGCGAGTCGGCGCTGAAGGGCGGCGAGGAGGCACCGGACGCGCTGATCACCGAGCTGCGCAACCACGTCGCGTCCGAGATCGGCGCGATCGCCAAGCCGAAGTCGATCCTGGTCGTCCCGGAGCTGCCGAAGACCCGGTCCGGCAAGATCATGCGGCGCCTGCTGCGGGACGTCGCCGAGCACCGCGACGTCGGTGACGTGACGACCCTGGCGGACTCCTCCGTCATGGACCAGATTCAGGAGGGCGTCGGAAAGGGGTCCGGCGACGAGTGA
- a CDS encoding aldo/keto reductase, translating into MNDGGLAMALGTMHFGTRVGRDESFALLDQYVDAGGRWIDTANCYAFWNDPAGASGQSEQVIGDWLTARPGMRERVLIGTKVGATPAGDGTEGLSAPVVRQELRASLTRLQTDRVDLYWAHKEDRGIDLAQSVAAFGEAQAQGLVDQVGWSNHPVWRVERARAIAVAAGMPAPSAIQQRWSYLHPRPDVEVEGEDHPYGMMTPETLDYAHENPDVELWGYTALLTGFYDKAGTSLPPSYDHPGTHDRLERLASIAQAHGAQHGQIVLAWMRHSDPAVRPIVGVSRPEQLTSAVEAMQIELAADEMATLDA; encoded by the coding sequence ATGAACGACGGCGGGCTCGCCATGGCCCTCGGCACCATGCACTTCGGCACCCGGGTCGGGCGTGACGAGTCCTTCGCGCTGCTCGACCAGTACGTCGATGCCGGGGGCCGGTGGATCGACACCGCGAACTGCTACGCGTTCTGGAACGATCCGGCCGGTGCGAGCGGTCAGAGCGAGCAGGTCATCGGGGACTGGCTGACGGCCCGCCCGGGCATGCGCGAGCGCGTGCTGATCGGCACCAAGGTCGGGGCGACGCCGGCGGGTGACGGCACCGAGGGTCTGTCCGCGCCGGTCGTCCGGCAGGAGTTGCGCGCCAGCCTGACACGTCTGCAGACCGACCGCGTCGACCTGTATTGGGCGCACAAGGAGGATCGCGGCATCGATCTGGCGCAGAGCGTCGCGGCGTTCGGCGAGGCGCAGGCGCAGGGGCTGGTCGATCAGGTCGGCTGGTCCAACCACCCGGTATGGCGGGTCGAGCGAGCCCGCGCCATCGCGGTCGCGGCGGGCATGCCCGCGCCGAGCGCCATCCAGCAGCGGTGGTCCTATCTTCACCCCCGGCCGGACGTCGAGGTCGAGGGTGAGGACCACCCCTACGGGATGATGACCCCGGAGACCCTGGACTACGCGCACGAGAACCCGGACGTCGAGTTGTGGGGCTACACGGCGCTGCTCACCGGTTTCTACGACAAGGCCGGCACGTCGCTGCCGCCGTCGTACGACCATCCCGGCACCCACGACCGGCTCGAGCGTCTCGCGTCGATCGCGCAGGCGCACGGTGCACAGCACGGCCAGATCGTGCTGGCGTGGATGCGGCACAGCGATCCAGCGGTGCGCCCGATCGTGGGAGTGAGCCGGCCCGAGCAGCTGACCAGCGCTGTCGAGGCGATGCAGATAGAGCTGGCTGCGGACGAGATGGCCACCCTCGATGCGTGA
- a CDS encoding SAM-dependent methyltransferase — protein MTMPQVPDDATAESYWEPIYLERATPAEAVPSNSDLLAAEVAGLQPGRALDLGCAEGGDVIWLAQQGWDVLGVDVSSTALAKGAEHAEVAGVSDRTRWEQHDLSATFPDGEFDLVSAQFLHTPVAGDSQRTTILRQAMRAVAPGGRLMVMSHTGWPTWMTESPHEVDFATPEELLASVGLPREGWTVVRNERVPRDFPGPEGQPGTRDDAVLHVRRDEAV, from the coding sequence ATGACGATGCCGCAGGTGCCGGACGACGCGACGGCCGAGAGCTACTGGGAACCCATCTACCTGGAGCGAGCGACTCCCGCCGAGGCGGTGCCGAGCAACAGTGATCTGCTCGCCGCCGAGGTCGCCGGTCTGCAGCCAGGGCGCGCCCTCGACCTCGGGTGCGCCGAGGGCGGCGACGTCATCTGGCTTGCCCAGCAGGGTTGGGACGTGCTGGGTGTCGACGTGTCCTCGACCGCGCTGGCGAAGGGCGCCGAGCATGCGGAGGTCGCGGGGGTCAGTGACCGCACCCGATGGGAGCAGCACGACCTGTCGGCGACGTTCCCGGACGGTGAATTCGATCTGGTGTCAGCGCAGTTCCTGCACACCCCGGTCGCGGGGGACAGTCAGCGGACAACGATCCTGCGGCAGGCGATGCGGGCCGTCGCGCCGGGCGGTCGCCTGATGGTGATGAGCCACACCGGGTGGCCGACCTGGATGACCGAGTCGCCGCACGAGGTGGATTTCGCCACTCCCGAGGAGCTGCTCGCGTCCGTCGGTCTGCCGCGCGAAGGGTGGACGGTCGTGCGCAACGAGCGGGTGCCGCGTGACTTCCCGGGTCCGGAGGGTCAGCCGGGCACGCGCGACGACGCGGTCCTGCACGTCCGCCGCGACGAAGCCGTATGA
- a CDS encoding cryptochrome/photolyase family protein, whose amino-acid sequence MPRAEARVRLVYPHQLFRAQLDVPSGTRHVLVEDDLFFRQYRFHAHKLVLHRASMARFADLLRSEGFDPIVVESSADTASADSLTKVLRTLHLGEVTVYDVVDDWLFRDCAAAVRAAGGELRVQDVLETPNFLTTRAQLQEWFGDNAAQMQYFYRWQRKRLDILLDHGHPVGGKWSFDPENRKKLPRGHPVPEPVWPERTPAVQEAIEWVDREFPDAPGDPATFVWPTSHEEAEAAYDLFLAERFVEFGPYEDAISKTHPVLFHAALSPSLNLGLLDPGEVVHRALDAAHEYDVPLASLEGFVRQVIGWREYMRATYQLYGRRMRGMNALHHTRSLDDGWWTGHTGLGPVDHVIGQVLERGWAHHIERLMVLGNAMCLLRIDPEEIHEWFMAMFVDAYDWVMVPNVYAMSQYSTGPAITTKPYVSGSNYLRKMSDLPRGDWDRDWDALYWTFVADHRDVFDSNRRSQMMTRMWDGMDPAKKSGHVRRARRLLA is encoded by the coding sequence GTGCCCCGCGCCGAAGCTCGTGTGCGACTCGTCTACCCCCATCAGCTCTTCCGTGCGCAGCTCGACGTCCCGTCCGGCACCCGGCACGTCCTGGTCGAGGACGACCTCTTCTTCCGGCAGTACCGCTTCCACGCCCACAAGCTGGTGCTGCACCGCGCGAGCATGGCGCGCTTCGCCGACCTGCTGCGGTCCGAGGGGTTCGACCCCATCGTGGTCGAGTCGTCAGCCGACACCGCGTCCGCCGACAGCCTGACGAAGGTGCTGCGGACGCTGCACCTCGGCGAGGTCACGGTGTACGACGTCGTCGACGACTGGCTCTTCCGCGACTGTGCGGCCGCCGTTCGCGCCGCCGGTGGGGAGCTGCGCGTTCAGGACGTGCTGGAGACGCCGAACTTCCTCACGACGCGAGCGCAGCTGCAGGAGTGGTTCGGCGACAACGCCGCCCAGATGCAGTACTTCTACCGCTGGCAGCGAAAGCGTCTCGACATCCTGCTCGACCACGGCCACCCGGTCGGAGGCAAATGGTCCTTCGACCCGGAGAACCGCAAGAAGCTGCCCCGCGGGCACCCGGTGCCGGAGCCGGTCTGGCCGGAACGAACGCCCGCGGTGCAGGAGGCCATCGAGTGGGTGGACCGCGAGTTCCCAGACGCGCCAGGCGATCCCGCCACGTTCGTCTGGCCGACCTCGCACGAGGAGGCGGAGGCGGCGTACGACCTCTTCCTCGCCGAACGGTTCGTGGAGTTCGGCCCGTATGAGGACGCCATCTCCAAGACCCACCCGGTGCTCTTCCACGCCGCGCTCAGCCCCTCCCTCAACCTCGGCCTGCTCGACCCGGGCGAGGTCGTGCACCGTGCGCTGGACGCGGCCCACGAGTACGACGTGCCGCTGGCCTCGCTCGAGGGCTTCGTGCGGCAGGTGATCGGGTGGCGGGAGTACATGCGCGCGACGTACCAGCTCTACGGCCGGCGGATGCGCGGGATGAACGCGCTGCACCACACCCGCTCGCTCGACGACGGCTGGTGGACCGGGCACACCGGCCTCGGCCCGGTCGACCACGTCATCGGTCAGGTGCTCGAGCGCGGCTGGGCCCACCACATCGAGCGGCTGATGGTGCTCGGCAACGCGATGTGCCTGCTGCGGATCGACCCGGAAGAGATCCACGAGTGGTTCATGGCGATGTTCGTCGACGCCTACGACTGGGTGATGGTGCCCAATGTGTATGCCATGAGCCAGTATTCGACCGGGCCGGCTATCACGACGAAGCCGTACGTGTCGGGCAGCAACTATCTGCGCAAGATGTCCGACCTGCCGCGGGGCGACTGGGACCGTGACTGGGACGCGCTCTACTGGACCTTCGTCGCCGACCATCGCGACGTCTTCGACAGCAACCGACGCTCGCAGATGATGACCCGGATGTGGGACGGCATGGATCCAGCGAAGAAGTCCGGGCACGTACGCCGCGCCCGCCGGCTCCTGGCCTGA
- the fumC gene encoding class II fumarate hydratase has protein sequence MSDETTPTVHDVPVGIEATGTRTETDSMGAIEVPADRYWGAQTARSLVHFAIGEDRMPVAVCRAFGYVKKAAAIANGRGGRLPQWKADLIARVCDEIIAGDLDDHFPLYVWQTGSGTQSNMNVNEVISNRCIQLLGGELGSKKPVHPNDDVNMCQSSNDTFPTAMHIATLLQLRTQLLPSLQRLHASFDAKAHEWSDVIKTGRTHLQDAVPLTVGQEWSGYAAQLAQAIERLQQSSEGLYEVALGGTAVGTGINAPQGFAEEVADELARMTGEPIVTAANKFAAQGGLDAMVGASAGIRALAVPIMKISNDIRWLASGPRCGIGELILPENEPGSSIMPGKVNPTQCEATVMVCIQVIADDLGTTFAGSQGNFELNAMRPIIINNVLHSALILGDACDLLREHCIDGIELDRPQIQEYLDRSLMLVTALSPVIGYDQASHIAHTASEQGLTLREAALASGAISGEDFDRVVDPAAMIHPG, from the coding sequence ATGAGCGACGAGACCACCCCCACCGTCCACGACGTCCCGGTCGGGATCGAGGCCACGGGCACCCGCACCGAGACCGATTCGATGGGTGCGATCGAGGTGCCCGCCGACCGCTACTGGGGTGCGCAGACCGCGCGCTCGCTGGTTCATTTCGCGATCGGCGAGGACCGGATGCCGGTCGCCGTGTGTCGCGCGTTCGGCTACGTGAAGAAGGCCGCCGCGATAGCGAACGGGCGCGGCGGCCGCCTGCCGCAGTGGAAGGCCGATCTGATCGCGCGGGTGTGCGACGAGATCATCGCCGGCGACCTCGACGACCACTTCCCGCTCTACGTGTGGCAGACCGGCTCGGGCACCCAGTCGAACATGAACGTCAACGAGGTCATCAGCAACCGCTGCATCCAGCTGCTCGGCGGCGAGCTCGGCAGCAAGAAGCCGGTGCACCCCAACGACGACGTCAACATGTGCCAGAGCTCGAACGACACCTTCCCGACGGCCATGCACATCGCCACGCTGCTGCAGCTGCGCACCCAGCTGCTGCCGAGCCTGCAGCGGCTGCACGCGTCGTTCGACGCGAAGGCGCACGAGTGGTCCGACGTAATCAAGACCGGTCGCACCCACCTGCAGGACGCCGTACCCCTGACCGTCGGTCAGGAGTGGTCGGGCTACGCCGCGCAGCTCGCGCAGGCGATCGAGCGGCTGCAGCAGTCCAGCGAGGGTCTGTACGAGGTGGCGCTCGGCGGGACCGCCGTCGGCACCGGTATCAACGCGCCGCAGGGGTTCGCCGAGGAGGTCGCCGACGAGCTGGCCCGGATGACCGGTGAGCCGATCGTCACTGCTGCCAACAAGTTCGCCGCCCAGGGCGGCCTCGACGCGATGGTCGGCGCCTCGGCCGGCATCCGGGCCCTGGCAGTGCCGATCATGAAGATCTCCAACGACATCCGCTGGCTCGCGTCCGGCCCGCGGTGCGGCATCGGCGAGCTGATCCTGCCGGAGAACGAGCCGGGCAGCTCGATCATGCCGGGCAAGGTCAACCCCACACAGTGTGAGGCGACCGTGATGGTCTGCATCCAGGTGATCGCCGACGACCTGGGGACGACGTTCGCCGGCTCGCAGGGCAACTTCGAGCTCAACGCGATGCGCCCGATCATCATCAACAATGTGCTGCACTCGGCGTTGATCCTGGGCGACGCGTGCGACCTGCTGCGCGAGCACTGCATCGACGGCATCGAGCTCGACCGTCCGCAGATCCAGGAGTACCTCGACCGGTCGCTGATGCTGGTGACGGCGCTGTCGCCGGTGATCGGCTACGACCAGGCGTCGCACATCGCGCACACCGCCTCCGAGCAGGGCCTCACGCTGCGCGAGGCGGCGCTGGCCTCGGGTGCCATCAGCGGCGAGGACTTCGACCGGGTGGTCGACCCGGCCGCGATGATCCACCCCGGCTGA
- a CDS encoding cation diffusion facilitator family transporter: MSDDLRDSCSGPDITPVCDAASAVPERHAHSHGVRPGANVRWLWLGLGLLTAYLVAEVVVALLARSLALLSDAGHLLTDVGSLAVALWAIRLAARPARGAMTYGWKRAEILSAAGNAATLLVVGLIVLIEAVRRLVHPPHVDAAPVLITALVGIGVNIVVAWAVARADRSSLNVEGAYQHILTDLFGFLATAAAAVVILATGWQRADAVASLVLVVLMFRSGLTLARQSSRILLEAAPPGVRISDIREHLLRVDHVRDVHDLHVWTVTSDDHALSAHVVVDEGCFADSHAPQLLDALQACLHEHFDIGHSSLQLEPPTHAAHETAIH, from the coding sequence ATGAGCGACGACCTGCGGGACTCCTGCTCCGGACCGGACATCACGCCGGTGTGCGATGCCGCGTCCGCCGTGCCCGAGCGGCACGCGCACAGTCACGGCGTACGGCCCGGCGCGAACGTCCGATGGCTGTGGCTGGGGCTCGGTCTGCTCACCGCGTACCTCGTGGCCGAGGTCGTCGTCGCGCTCCTCGCCCGCTCTCTGGCACTGCTCTCCGACGCGGGGCACCTGCTGACGGATGTCGGGTCCCTCGCGGTGGCGCTCTGGGCGATCCGGCTGGCGGCTCGTCCCGCGCGCGGCGCCATGACGTACGGCTGGAAGCGCGCCGAGATCCTCTCGGCGGCCGGGAATGCCGCGACGCTGCTGGTGGTCGGCCTGATCGTCCTGATCGAGGCGGTACGGCGCCTCGTGCACCCGCCGCACGTCGACGCCGCGCCCGTGCTGATCACCGCGCTCGTCGGCATCGGCGTCAACATCGTCGTCGCGTGGGCGGTGGCCCGGGCCGACCGGTCGAGTCTCAACGTCGAGGGCGCCTACCAGCACATCCTCACCGACCTGTTCGGCTTCCTCGCCACCGCGGCGGCGGCCGTGGTGATCCTCGCGACCGGATGGCAACGCGCCGACGCCGTCGCATCGCTCGTCCTGGTGGTGCTGATGTTCCGGTCGGGGCTGACCCTCGCGCGGCAGAGCAGCCGGATCCTGCTGGAGGCAGCACCGCCCGGCGTGCGGATCTCGGACATCCGGGAGCACCTGCTGCGCGTCGACCACGTCCGCGACGTGCACGACCTGCACGTCTGGACGGTCACCTCCGACGACCACGCCCTGTCGGCGCACGTCGTGGTCGATGAGGGATGCTTCGCGGACTCCCACGCGCCGCAGCTGCTGGACGCGCTGCAGGCCTGCCTGCACGAGCACTTCGACATCGGGCACTCCAGCCTGCAGCTGGAGCCGCCGACCCACGCGGCCCACGAGACCGCCATCCACTGA